GTCAAGGTCAGCATTGAAAATCATGAACCTTCGTATGAAATAAAAAACAATGTTGCCTACGACTTTATTGAGCCTCTCGGGGATGGTCTTATTTCCAGCAGTAACCGAAAGATTCTGTATCATGGAACCCTGGCAGTGCGTAATTCTGTATCCCGTTCCACCCTGTATGACTTGGCCAGGATGGAAAATACAGCTGTTTTTTGCGATGTCAATTTGCGTGATCCATGGTGGAATAATGATCTGCTCAGAGATATCCTTGACTGGTGTTCGTATCTCAAGGTTAATGAAGATGAGCTCAAGAAGGTGTGCGATATAGAAGGGTTTGATGAAGGACTCCCCCTTGAAGACCTGGCCCTGAAACTCAGTCGCAAGCGAGGTTTTAAGTGTCTCATTGTTACATTGGGTTCCCGCGGTGCTATGCTTTTGCCTCATAACTCTGAACAGATGTTTGCTCCTTCTCCTGAAGTATCTGATTTCAAGGACAGTGTAGGGGCAGGTGATGCTTTTTCTTCAGTTGCCCTGCTTGGCATCATTAAGGGTTGGGAGTGGAGTGATATACTGCACAGGGCAGTATATTTTGCAGCCAGGATGTGCGCCAATGCTGGAGCTGTGCCTAATGACAGGGAGTTGTATGAAGAAGTCAGGGAAATTTGGAGGTTATAAAATGGTGAAGAAAAAAAATAAGAAAGACCTGTATCTTGTGCACTTGAGCATTCACGGCCTTGTTCGCGGGCAGGACATGGAGCTTGGTCGTGATTCAGATACCGGAGGACAGGTAAAATACGTTGTAGAACTTGCCAGAGCACTTGGTAAACGACCTGAAATCAAGAGAGTAGATCTTATTACGAGAAGCATTATTGATCCCAAGGTAGATGAGAGTTATGGCAAAACCATTGAAAAGATCAGTGATAAAGCCAATATCATCAGGGTTCCCTTTGGCCCAAAAAGGTATTTGCGCAAAGAAGTTTTGTGGCCGTACCTTGACGAATTTACCGACAGAGTTCTGCAATATTTCAGAAGGGTGAGAATGGTTCCTGATCTTATTCATGGGCACTATGCTGATGCCGGACTGGCAGGAGCCAGACTGGCCCAGCATCTCGGCGTACCTCTTGTTTTTACCGGTCATTCTCTTGGCATGATCAAAAAACAGAAACTCTTAGACAAAGGGCGTTCTGCTGAGTCTATTGAATCAAGATATAATATGTCCGCGAGAATTGAAGCAGAAGAGATGGCCCTGGGCAATGCATCTCTTATAGTGACCAGTACTAATCAGGAGCGGGAGGATCAATATAAAGAGTATGACAACTACCACCCCAAAAGGATGAGAGTAATACCTCCGGGAGTGGATTTGGACAGGTTTTTTCCGTACAAAAGGGGTCAAAAAAGGCCTGCCATTGCACATGATCTGGACAGGTTTCTTGAAAAGCCCAATAAGCCTGTGGTTCTTGCTTTGTCGCGTCCAGATGAACGTAAAAACATAAACACTCTAATCCATGCTTTTGCCCAAAGCCAGAAGCTCAGGGATGAAGCCAACCTCGTGATCATTGCAGGTAACAGGAATGATATCAGAAAAATGGACAGTGGCTCCAAAAAGGTTCTGGTTAATATTTTACTTGATATCGACAAGTATGATCTCTATGGCATTGCAGCTTATCCCAAAACTCACATGGCTGATGACGTACCTGAACTTTATCGTCTGGCTGCCAGGACCAAGGGGGTGTTTGTTAATCCAGCTCTGACCGAGCCTTTTGGTTTGACCCTGATTGAGGCTGCGGCGAGCGGTCTTCCTCTTGTGGCTACTGATGATGGCGGACCAAGGGATATTGTGGCCAACTGTCATAATGGCATTCTCATAGACCCTGTTGATGCTGAAGCAATGGGTAAAGCCATAGAACAATTTATTGAAGACAAGCAGAAATGGAGGGCAGCTTCCACTTCAGGTATTAAAGGCGTAAAGTCTCATTATTCATGGGATACCCATGCTGTGCGCTATATTAGAGAAATATCCAGCATGATATCTCCAGTGGTTGAACCCAAGCCCAGACTGCCCATCATCAAGAGCAAGCTTCCGGTTTCAGAAAAAGTTTTTATCACTGATATAGACAATACTCTGCTTGGTGACAGAAAAGCTCTAAAAAAACTTTTAAAATATATGCACAAGCATAGGGAGAAGCTTGTGTTCGGGGTTGCTACAGGCAGAACATTAGAAAGCACCATAAATATTCTTGAGCAGGAAAAGGTCCCATTGCCGGAAATTCTCATTTGCGCAGTGGGCAGTGAGATATATTACGGTCCCAATATTCTGCGAGATCATGGATGGAGTAAACACATAAATTATCGCTGGAGGCCTGAAAAAATCAGGGAAGTGATGAAAGAAATATCCGGGGTTGAGCTGCAGGCCGATGAAAACCAGCGTCAGTTCAAGCTCAGCTATAATTTTGATCCTTCTGAGTTTTCAGGTATTCGTCAGATTCGCAAACTTATGCGTCGTAATGATCTGCATGCAAAGATAATCCATTCTCACGGCAAATTTCTTGACTTTCTGCCGCTCAGGGCTTCAAAGGGGCTGGCCATCAGGTATATATGCATGAAATGGGGAGTTGATTTTAAGAATGTCCTGGTTTCGGGTGATTCCGGTAATGATCGGGAAATGCTTTCTGGAAGCACCTTGAGTGTTGTTGTGGGCAACTACAGCTCTGAGCTCAAGAATCTTCCTGAAACCCCGACCATTTACTTTGCTACAGACAAATATGCAGCTGGAATTATTGAGGGCATGAACTATTACGGATTTTTGGAGGAAAATAATGTTGATTAAAAGTGGCCAGGTGGACTTGGATTCTCCTGAGATCAGGAAAGCAGCCTATCTTTTTTTGCGTGAGCTGATAAAAAAAGAAAAGGTATTTTTGCTTCGTTCTGAACTACAAGATATCATTGAAGATTTTTTTAAGGATGATGAAAACGAGGCCTGTCAGGAAGAGTTGGTTTTTGACATTTTCAGAAGTACTCAGGTGGCCTGCATATCCAACCCCTGGGTCTATCTTTCTGTCAGACCCCAGGTTGGTACATGGCAGTATTTTCGTTTTCATGTAGATGATGTTCTTTTTGATGAAATCGAGGTTCAGGACTACCTGCGCTTCGAAGAAATGCAGGTAAATAACAGCGCGTCTACTGATGATTTTCTGCTGGAGATCGATCTTGAACCATTTAACCGCGATTTTCCTCGGCTCAAAGACTCTTCCTACATAGGAAAAGGCGTGGAATTTTTAAACAGGCATCTGTCAGGGCGTTTTTTTCAGCCCAACAAAATGGGTCACGAGAGACTTTATGATTTTTTAAGGCTGCATCAGTGCGAGGGGTGTACCCTGATGCTTAACGATAGAATTGATTCACCTGCAGAACTCAGGACCTCACTGCGCAAGGCAGTGAGATTTCTGAAGAAAAAGGGGAAGAATGTCACCTGGGATGATGTTGCCAGAGATTTGAAAGTTTTGGGATTTGAACCAGGATGGGGAAGGAAGAACGATATCATCATTGAAAATCTTGAGCTGCTGTTGGAAATCCTGGAAGCTCCAACCCCCACAATCCTGGCAAAATTTTTAAGCAGGATTCCCATGCTTTTTAAGCTGGTTATTGTTTCTCCGCACGGATATTTCGGACAGTCCAATGTGTTGGGCATGCCTGATACCGGCGGACAGATAGTTTATATTCTTGATCAGGTCCGTGCTCTGGAAAAAGAGATGTATGTGCAAATTAAGGAGCAGGGACTGGATATAGAACCTCAAATTATTGTTTTATCCAGGCTGATTCCTGAAAGTGGTGAAACTACCTGTAACCAGCGTCTGGAAGATATTGTGGGGACTCGAAATGCCAAGATTCTGCGCGTGCCTTTTCGCTATCCCAACGGAGAAATTGTCCAGCACTGGATTTCCAGGTTTCATGTATGGCCATTTCTGGAGAGATTTGCCTTAGATGCCACCAATGAGGTCCAGGGAGAACTGGCTGGCAGACCGGATCTCATAATAGGCAATTATTCCGATGGCAACCTTGTGGCATCTCTCATGTCCAAAAAGCTTAAGATTACCCAGTGCAATATTGCCCATGCATTAGAAAAATCCAAATACCTTTTCTCTTCCCAGTACTGGAAGCACAATGAAACTCAGTATAGATTTTCCAGTCAATTCACTGCAGATCTGATTTCCATGAATACTGCGGATTTCATCATTACCAGCACATATCAGGAGATTGCAGGCACTGAAGAAAGTGTTGGCCAGTATGAAACATATCAGTCGTTTACCATGCCTGAACTTTACAGGGTGCTCAAGGGGATTGATGTTTTCGATCCCAAATTTAATGTTGTTTCTCCAGGCGCTGATGAAAACGTATATTTTCCTTACTATGATAAAGACAGGAGGCTGACAGAACTGCACGAGGAGCTGGAAGAATTTATTTACGGCTCTGAAAGCGATTTTGCCAGGGGAAGTCTAAAGGATCGGGATAAACCAGTCATTTTTACCATGGCCAGGTTGGACAAGATCAAGAACCTGCCCAGCTTAGTGCGCTGGTACGCTCAAAATGAGAAATTACGGGAACTGGCCAATTTAGTGGTGGTGGCTGGCTACATAAACAAGGATGAATCCAAGGATGAAGAAGAGCGTGCCTGCATTGACGAAATGCATGGCCTTTTTGATGAATATGGGCTGGGAAGTCAGGTGCGCTGGCTCGGATCAAGGTTAGACAAGAACCTCACAGGTGAGCTCTACAGATATGTGGCTGATTCCAGAGGAGTTTTTGTACAGCCGGCTCTATTTGAAGCCTTCGGGCTGACTGTGGTAGAGGCCATGAGTTCAGGGCTGCCGACATTTGCAACTATTTTTGGCGGACCATTAGAAATTATTGAGCATGAGGTTTCAGGTTTTCA
This genomic window from Desulfonatronovibrio magnus contains:
- a CDS encoding carbohydrate kinase family protein — protein: MSIKKFDSAIVFGEVLFDVFPGNKRVIGGAPFNVACHLSEFGQNPLFVSKIGNDDPGREVVRMMDNRSVSISGLQRDEQRMTGVVKVSIENHEPSYEIKNNVAYDFIEPLGDGLISSSNRKILYHGTLAVRNSVSRSTLYDLARMENTAVFCDVNLRDPWWNNDLLRDILDWCSYLKVNEDELKKVCDIEGFDEGLPLEDLALKLSRKRGFKCLIVTLGSRGAMLLPHNSEQMFAPSPEVSDFKDSVGAGDAFSSVALLGIIKGWEWSDILHRAVYFAARMCANAGAVPNDRELYEEVREIWRL
- a CDS encoding sucrose synthase; amino-acid sequence: MLIKSGQVDLDSPEIRKAAYLFLRELIKKEKVFLLRSELQDIIEDFFKDDENEACQEELVFDIFRSTQVACISNPWVYLSVRPQVGTWQYFRFHVDDVLFDEIEVQDYLRFEEMQVNNSASTDDFLLEIDLEPFNRDFPRLKDSSYIGKGVEFLNRHLSGRFFQPNKMGHERLYDFLRLHQCEGCTLMLNDRIDSPAELRTSLRKAVRFLKKKGKNVTWDDVARDLKVLGFEPGWGRKNDIIIENLELLLEILEAPTPTILAKFLSRIPMLFKLVIVSPHGYFGQSNVLGMPDTGGQIVYILDQVRALEKEMYVQIKEQGLDIEPQIIVLSRLIPESGETTCNQRLEDIVGTRNAKILRVPFRYPNGEIVQHWISRFHVWPFLERFALDATNEVQGELAGRPDLIIGNYSDGNLVASLMSKKLKITQCNIAHALEKSKYLFSSQYWKHNETQYRFSSQFTADLISMNTADFIITSTYQEIAGTEESVGQYETYQSFTMPELYRVLKGIDVFDPKFNVVSPGADENVYFPYYDKDRRLTELHEELEEFIYGSESDFARGSLKDRDKPVIFTMARLDKIKNLPSLVRWYAQNEKLRELANLVVVAGYINKDESKDEEERACIDEMHGLFDEYGLGSQVRWLGSRLDKNLTGELYRYVADSRGVFVQPALFEAFGLTVVEAMSSGLPTFATIFGGPLEIIEHEVSGFHIDPTHGEKVSEMLVAFFEKCRQETSYWEEISGSGIKRVDEEYNWRLYAQKLLSFSRIYGFWKYVSNLEREESRRYLEMFYSLKMRSLSQ
- a CDS encoding HAD-IIB family hydrolase → MVKKKNKKDLYLVHLSIHGLVRGQDMELGRDSDTGGQVKYVVELARALGKRPEIKRVDLITRSIIDPKVDESYGKTIEKISDKANIIRVPFGPKRYLRKEVLWPYLDEFTDRVLQYFRRVRMVPDLIHGHYADAGLAGARLAQHLGVPLVFTGHSLGMIKKQKLLDKGRSAESIESRYNMSARIEAEEMALGNASLIVTSTNQEREDQYKEYDNYHPKRMRVIPPGVDLDRFFPYKRGQKRPAIAHDLDRFLEKPNKPVVLALSRPDERKNINTLIHAFAQSQKLRDEANLVIIAGNRNDIRKMDSGSKKVLVNILLDIDKYDLYGIAAYPKTHMADDVPELYRLAARTKGVFVNPALTEPFGLTLIEAAASGLPLVATDDGGPRDIVANCHNGILIDPVDAEAMGKAIEQFIEDKQKWRAASTSGIKGVKSHYSWDTHAVRYIREISSMISPVVEPKPRLPIIKSKLPVSEKVFITDIDNTLLGDRKALKKLLKYMHKHREKLVFGVATGRTLESTINILEQEKVPLPEILICAVGSEIYYGPNILRDHGWSKHINYRWRPEKIREVMKEISGVELQADENQRQFKLSYNFDPSEFSGIRQIRKLMRRNDLHAKIIHSHGKFLDFLPLRASKGLAIRYICMKWGVDFKNVLVSGDSGNDREMLSGSTLSVVVGNYSSELKNLPETPTIYFATDKYAAGIIEGMNYYGFLEENNVD